From a region of the Constantimarinum furrinae genome:
- a CDS encoding metallophosphoesterase produces the protein MNRFKNHVLLLFAALFFVSCSTYDVQFRDPEFKPLYPTDKNIERTFYLVGDAGLSPADGMSDALKALQNLIKQENTENDYAIFLGDNIYPDGMPIEGSPVRSFAEHQINAQIGAIKEFKGEVIFIPGNHDWYNGGLSGLLREENYLKELTDKNMLKPSGGCPLESIEVSENIQLILLDSQWYLEDWNTDPAFNESCEIKSREKLFIEIEVELQKYQDKTIVFAMHHPMFTNGTHGGYYALKKHLYPLQKKIPMPILASLVAQIRSQGGVSVQDRYNELYNNLMNRLAALAQRNNRLVFASGHEHTMHHIEKDGLIQIQTGNGAKSSFATIGEFGEFSYGGQGFAVMDVFDDGSSWVRYYGVGPEFKPKLLFQKEMLPPRKQYDVSNLPVIPYSERTKTAAIYTPDSIRETLYFKTIWGAKYKDVYSQPVVANIGRLDSIFGGVRVIGESRSENYKSLRLRDEQGNEYRMRALKKNVLDYQSRLEAPSDPQESDPTQNTEIIEEVSIPESFSSNFYTASHPYAIMAVPDLADAIDIFKTTPRLFYVPKQKRLGNYNEDFGDALYYISIEPNEDSEGLSTFKYPDDVESTDDILIKLRRRGDITIDESNYIKSRLFDMLIGDWDRESDHWRWAEYFNRDSLNVYVPIPRNRDDAFSNLEGNILDVAKSIFGSNNQRHLYTDDIRDLEFFNKEGIILDRALVKRAGRGHWLYLAREIQQKLSDEVIDTAFLNIPEEVRDESLQEIIKTLKARRGNLVDIADRYYTYLAKQQTIEGSNFNDFFEITRLPDGQTNVKVYPNFKAKLAKPLIDRTFRTIDTDEIWIFGLDGQDTFEIKGEGTEPIYVRIVGGQGIDTFRLINGRNAKVYDHESRENNLEIHNSGSVRFTDVYNLNTYDYRKQINRINGYSASLGYNPDDGVTPGFQYTYQVNNYQRNPFSQRHVARASYYFDTSSFDVEYSGEFANIQDDKNLSFGAYFTSPNYTVNYFGYGNETVNPEASLGFDYNRVEIQTISANAGLLRNSSFGSFYKVQTKFNAITVGTPVNSNAAPTSTFEVNETDYFGTLEGIYNYRSFDDARNPSRGMMFDLHIGVTDNLQDIDRLFGFLDTRLGFYNSLVKNRRLVLKTNIRGQFNFDNKFEFYQGVKLGANTGLRGYREERFTGKSSLVGSADLRFSFNEFKIELIPIQMGLFAGTDVGKVWVPSFSSNKWHSDVGGGFWLNGPGGLQGTFSGFYSSEGTRYSFGFGFSF, from the coding sequence ATGAACAGATTCAAGAACCATGTACTTCTGCTATTTGCGGCACTCTTTTTCGTGTCCTGCTCTACCTATGACGTTCAATTTAGAGATCCAGAGTTTAAACCTCTTTATCCTACAGATAAAAATATAGAACGAACCTTTTATCTGGTAGGTGACGCCGGTCTTTCCCCTGCAGACGGAATGAGCGATGCATTAAAAGCGCTTCAGAATTTAATAAAGCAAGAAAATACCGAGAATGATTACGCCATTTTTTTAGGTGATAATATTTACCCGGATGGTATGCCCATTGAGGGTTCACCGGTTCGATCGTTCGCCGAGCATCAAATTAATGCTCAGATCGGTGCCATTAAGGAATTTAAAGGAGAAGTTATTTTCATTCCCGGCAATCACGATTGGTATAATGGCGGACTTAGCGGATTGCTGCGTGAGGAAAATTATTTAAAAGAACTCACCGATAAGAACATGCTCAAACCCTCTGGAGGATGTCCGTTAGAAAGTATTGAAGTCTCTGAAAATATTCAGTTGATCCTTCTGGATTCGCAATGGTATCTGGAAGACTGGAATACCGATCCTGCATTTAATGAATCCTGTGAGATCAAATCGAGAGAAAAACTTTTTATTGAAATAGAGGTTGAACTGCAGAAGTATCAGGATAAGACCATTGTATTTGCCATGCATCATCCTATGTTCACCAATGGTACACATGGGGGGTATTACGCTTTAAAGAAGCATTTGTATCCTCTACAGAAAAAGATCCCAATGCCAATTCTCGCTTCTCTAGTGGCTCAAATACGATCGCAGGGAGGAGTATCGGTACAGGACAGATATAACGAATTGTATAATAACCTGATGAATCGTCTCGCTGCCCTGGCTCAAAGAAACAACCGATTAGTATTTGCTTCGGGTCATGAACATACCATGCATCATATAGAAAAGGATGGATTGATACAGATACAGACCGGAAACGGAGCTAAATCGAGTTTTGCCACCATTGGGGAGTTTGGGGAGTTCAGTTATGGCGGACAAGGATTTGCGGTAATGGATGTTTTTGATGACGGCTCTTCTTGGGTTCGATATTATGGAGTTGGGCCGGAATTTAAACCCAAATTGCTGTTTCAGAAGGAAATGCTTCCTCCCAGAAAACAATATGACGTAAGTAATTTACCCGTAATTCCCTATTCAGAAAGAACAAAAACTGCAGCTATTTACACCCCCGACTCCATTCGGGAAACGTTGTACTTTAAGACTATTTGGGGGGCCAAATATAAAGATGTCTACAGCCAACCCGTGGTAGCGAACATTGGGCGTTTGGACTCTATTTTTGGAGGGGTGAGAGTCATAGGTGAAAGCCGCAGTGAAAATTACAAATCATTGCGATTAAGGGACGAGCAAGGTAATGAATACCGTATGCGGGCCTTGAAAAAAAATGTTTTGGACTATCAGTCAAGGTTAGAGGCGCCTTCAGACCCCCAAGAATCAGATCCAACACAAAATACAGAGATCATAGAAGAGGTATCGATACCTGAGTCGTTCAGCAGTAATTTTTATACCGCTTCACACCCCTATGCGATTATGGCAGTTCCAGATCTTGCCGACGCCATCGATATTTTTAAAACGACACCTAGACTCTTTTATGTGCCCAAACAAAAACGTCTTGGAAATTACAACGAAGACTTTGGAGACGCATTGTATTATATTTCTATTGAACCCAACGAGGACAGTGAGGGACTCAGTACCTTTAAATATCCCGATGACGTTGAGTCTACCGATGATATCCTCATTAAGCTAAGGCGTCGCGGCGATATAACCATAGATGAATCCAATTATATTAAATCCAGACTTTTCGATATGCTTATTGGCGATTGGGACAGGGAAAGTGACCATTGGCGTTGGGCCGAATATTTTAACCGTGACAGCTTAAATGTTTATGTGCCAATTCCCAGAAACAGAGACGATGCATTTTCGAACTTAGAAGGGAATATTCTCGATGTGGCAAAATCCATCTTCGGAAGCAATAATCAGCGGCATTTATATACAGATGATATACGGGATCTCGAATTTTTCAATAAAGAAGGAATTATTCTGGACCGGGCTTTGGTAAAACGGGCCGGGAGAGGACACTGGTTGTATCTGGCGAGAGAGATTCAGCAAAAGTTAAGTGATGAAGTCATTGACACTGCATTTTTAAATATTCCGGAAGAGGTTAGGGACGAATCGTTGCAGGAAATTATTAAAACGCTCAAAGCACGAAGAGGGAACCTGGTAGATATTGCAGACCGTTATTACACATACCTCGCAAAACAGCAAACAATAGAAGGAAGTAATTTCAATGATTTTTTTGAAATTACTCGACTTCCGGACGGACAGACCAATGTAAAGGTTTATCCAAATTTTAAAGCAAAACTTGCGAAGCCATTAATAGATAGAACTTTCAGAACCATCGATACCGACGAGATATGGATATTCGGACTTGACGGACAGGATACGTTCGAGATAAAAGGGGAAGGTACGGAGCCAATTTATGTGCGTATTGTTGGTGGACAGGGAATTGATACATTTCGATTAATAAACGGACGTAATGCCAAAGTGTATGATCACGAAAGCAGGGAAAATAACCTTGAAATACACAATTCGGGAAGTGTACGTTTTACCGATGTGTACAATTTAAATACTTACGATTACCGAAAACAGATCAACAGAATTAATGGTTATTCGGCAAGTTTGGGGTATAATCCTGACGATGGGGTTACCCCCGGCTTTCAATATACCTATCAGGTGAATAACTACCAACGCAACCCATTTTCTCAACGTCATGTAGCCCGTGCGTCCTATTATTTCGACACTTCGAGCTTCGATGTGGAGTACAGCGGGGAATTTGCGAATATACAGGATGATAAAAACCTGAGCTTTGGAGCCTATTTTACTAGTCCGAATTACACCGTAAATTACTTTGGCTATGGAAATGAGACCGTAAACCCAGAAGCATCCCTTGGATTCGATTATAACCGTGTGGAAATACAAACTATCTCGGCTAACGCCGGACTGTTGCGAAACTCCAGCTTTGGTAGTTTTTACAAGGTTCAGACTAAATTTAATGCCATAACTGTTGGAACTCCGGTGAATTCCAATGCAGCCCCAACTTCTACTTTTGAAGTAAATGAAACAGATTATTTTGGTACACTTGAAGGAATTTACAATTACCGAAGTTTTGATGACGCCCGAAATCCTTCCCGAGGAATGATGTTTGATCTTCATATTGGGGTAACCGATAATTTACAGGATATCGACCGATTGTTTGGTTTTCTCGATACGAGGCTAGGTTTTTACAATAGCCTGGTAAAGAACCGTCGCCTGGTATTAAAAACGAATATTAGAGGACAATTTAACTTCGACAATAAATTTGAATTTTATCAGGGTGTTAAGCTAGGCGCAAATACAGGTTTACGAGGATACAGAGAAGAACGTTTTACCGGAAAGTCCTCTTTAGTGGGAAGTGCAGACCTGCGGTTTAGCTTTAATGAGTTTAAAATTGAACTGATCCCAATACAAATGGGATTATTCGCCGGCACCGATGTTGGTAAAGTATGGGTGCCCTCATTTTCATCCAACAAATGGCACAGCGA